A part of Legionella sainthelensi genomic DNA contains:
- a CDS encoding FAD-dependent oxidoreductase — translation MKNAAVVGAGIMGCLLALRLHNEGWQVTVFESEVSFNNCSNAAAGLLAPMSELDKAEQVIFNLGMESVEKLWQPILNQLCEPIYFRRQGSLILHHPQDKTEWQHFSARIVNKLSNSCYELLTHHALKQLEPELHQFQTAYYFPQEGQLDNQNLLSALKKHLSQAGILWREGIFVSSVYPGKIEIEKQSLIFDFVFDCRGVGAKKTFSDLRGLRGELIWLHAPYVNLQRPIRLLHPRYNIYIVPRPDSYYLLGASELETEDLSSISVHTTLELLTAAYYVHRGFSEARIIKTVTHCRPTLTHHQPRIKYAKQFIAINGLYRHGYLIAPALVEEVLRGLKSNHKKVYYPELWEAYV, via the coding sequence ATGAAAAATGCAGCTGTTGTCGGTGCTGGGATTATGGGGTGCCTGCTCGCTCTACGTTTGCATAATGAGGGTTGGCAGGTAACTGTATTTGAATCAGAAGTCTCATTTAATAATTGCAGTAATGCGGCAGCAGGACTTTTGGCTCCTATGTCTGAGCTCGACAAGGCGGAGCAAGTGATCTTTAATTTAGGGATGGAGTCTGTTGAAAAATTATGGCAGCCCATTCTTAATCAATTATGCGAACCAATTTACTTTCGTCGCCAAGGCTCTCTTATTCTTCATCATCCACAAGACAAGACAGAATGGCAGCATTTCAGTGCGCGAATTGTCAATAAGTTGAGTAACTCCTGTTATGAGCTGTTGACTCATCATGCCTTAAAACAGCTTGAGCCTGAATTACACCAATTTCAAACGGCCTATTATTTTCCACAAGAAGGGCAACTGGATAATCAGAATTTATTATCTGCATTGAAAAAACATCTTTCTCAGGCAGGTATCTTATGGCGAGAAGGGATTTTTGTGTCATCAGTATATCCAGGGAAAATAGAAATTGAGAAGCAGAGCCTTATTTTCGATTTTGTCTTTGATTGTAGGGGGGTGGGTGCGAAAAAAACGTTTTCTGATTTGCGTGGATTACGTGGAGAACTCATTTGGTTACATGCGCCTTATGTTAATTTGCAACGACCTATAAGGCTTTTACATCCGCGATATAACATTTATATTGTTCCACGTCCTGATTCTTATTACCTACTTGGTGCAAGTGAATTAGAAACAGAAGATTTAAGTTCTATTTCTGTACATACTACTCTTGAGTTATTAACTGCTGCTTATTATGTGCATCGAGGTTTTTCTGAAGCCCGAATCATTAAAACAGTAACCCATTGTCGTCCAACTTTAACGCATCACCAACCTCGCATTAAATATGCAAAACAATTTATTGCGATTAATGGACTTTATCGTCATGGATATTTAATTGCCCCAGCATTGGTAGAAGAGGTGTTACGTGGGCTCAAAAGCAATCATAAAAAGGTTTATTATCCAGAACTATGGGAGGCTTATGTATGA
- the thiS gene encoding sulfur carrier protein ThiS has translation MIIYINDQPLSLDSSCTLHEMLEQKNKSAAHIAIAINNQFIPKSMFCSTILQEGDRIDLITPMQGG, from the coding sequence ATGATTATTTATATTAATGATCAACCCTTATCTTTAGATTCTTCGTGTACGCTACACGAAATGCTTGAGCAAAAAAATAAGAGTGCAGCACACATTGCGATTGCTATAAATAATCAATTTATTCCTAAATCCATGTTTTGCAGCACGATTTTGCAAGAAGGTGATCGTATTGATTTGATTACACCCATGCAAGGGGGTTAA
- a CDS encoding thiazole synthase, protein MWNLAGKTITSRLLLGTAAYPSLEMMTQAIHASKTNVLTVSMKRQMSYGQGGDLFWKTIQSLPCHLLPNTAGCRDAQTAITTAEMARELFQTSWIKLEVIGDDYSLQPDPFELVDAAAELVKRGFEVFPYCTDDLILCQRLIDCGCRILMPWAAPIGSGKGLLNPYALETLRQRLPDITLIVDAGIGKPSHATHILELGFDAVLLNSAVALAIHPVTMAEAFAHAVIAGRNAFEAGIMAERMTAQSCTPLIDTPFWHREFP, encoded by the coding sequence ATGTGGAATTTAGCCGGTAAAACAATTACGAGTCGCCTGCTTTTAGGGACGGCTGCTTATCCATCGCTTGAAATGATGACTCAGGCAATTCATGCTTCCAAAACAAATGTACTCACTGTTTCGATGAAGCGTCAGATGTCCTATGGCCAAGGAGGCGATTTATTTTGGAAAACAATCCAATCGTTACCTTGTCATTTGCTTCCTAATACGGCAGGTTGCCGTGATGCACAAACAGCGATTACTACTGCTGAAATGGCGCGAGAGCTCTTTCAAACTTCGTGGATTAAATTAGAGGTAATCGGAGATGATTACAGTTTACAGCCTGATCCGTTTGAGTTAGTAGATGCTGCTGCGGAATTAGTAAAACGCGGATTTGAAGTATTTCCTTATTGTACTGATGATTTGATATTGTGTCAGCGGTTAATTGATTGTGGTTGTCGTATTTTGATGCCATGGGCTGCGCCTATTGGCTCTGGGAAAGGTCTATTGAATCCCTATGCATTGGAAACTTTACGGCAACGATTACCTGATATTACGCTTATTGTCGATGCAGGAATTGGCAAACCCTCCCATGCAACCCATATTTTAGAGTTAGGTTTTGACGCAGTGTTACTTAATAGTGCAGTTGCCTTGGCAATCCATCCAGTGACTATGGCAGAAGCGTTTGCCCATGCGGTTATTGCAGGTCGCAATGCATTTGAAGCTGGGATTATGGCTGAGCGAATGACAGCCCAATCATGCACTCCTTTAATTGATACGCCATTTTGGCATAGGGAGTTTCCCTAA
- the thiE gene encoding thiamine phosphate synthase, whose translation MQIVWADTEIEADLHTFQDLGVEVQRPQFYAQSMPAAIKVGLQISLEDIYFTKQYSIPIVLDADFLLQKVYYKKSDLIPWFSLTNLLVLDTHEAELILGYKITSHQSMQIAAHELLSLGNQNIFLLGEHSTEVWCHDYWTNGVTSFWLTQNRLPHTSESRSILSAAITASLALGYSLEDAIIIAKMYTHQTMRRTQTGFDFRGFPEDEIDLPYLASTPLYEVPKPFKRCHRLGLYPVVDSFSWVELLLNVGVKTIQLRIKERTETLEKEIQRSIALAKKHSATLYINDYWELALKFEADGVHLGQADLDAADVDAIRKRGLLLGVSTHCYYEVAKAHAINPSYIAIGPIYPTTSKVMPFLAQGIERLKRWQRTLNYPLVAIGGINIERVSEVVTTGVQGVALISAITKAQDPRKATEQLLKCIKM comes from the coding sequence ATGCAAATAGTGTGGGCAGATACCGAAATAGAAGCCGATTTACATACTTTTCAAGATCTTGGGGTTGAAGTGCAACGGCCCCAATTTTATGCGCAAAGTATGCCTGCAGCAATAAAAGTAGGTTTGCAAATCTCTTTGGAAGACATTTATTTTACAAAGCAATATTCGATTCCTATTGTTTTAGATGCGGATTTTTTGCTACAAAAAGTATATTACAAAAAAAGTGACTTAATTCCCTGGTTTTCTTTAACTAATCTTTTAGTATTGGATACTCATGAAGCGGAACTCATTTTAGGTTATAAAATTACCTCTCATCAGTCGATGCAAATAGCGGCTCACGAGTTATTAAGTTTGGGCAACCAAAATATTTTTTTATTAGGCGAACATTCAACCGAAGTTTGGTGCCATGATTATTGGACTAATGGAGTTACTTCATTTTGGTTGACTCAAAACCGTCTTCCTCATACAAGCGAAAGTCGCTCAATTCTTTCAGCAGCCATCACTGCATCTTTGGCTCTGGGGTATTCGTTAGAAGATGCAATCATTATCGCAAAAATGTATACCCATCAGACTATGCGCCGGACGCAAACTGGTTTTGATTTTAGGGGATTTCCTGAAGATGAAATCGATTTGCCTTATCTTGCGTCAACGCCATTATATGAAGTACCAAAACCCTTTAAACGTTGCCATCGCTTGGGTCTTTATCCTGTTGTAGATAGTTTTTCTTGGGTTGAGTTATTGTTGAATGTTGGCGTGAAAACTATTCAATTGCGGATAAAAGAACGAACAGAAACTTTAGAAAAAGAAATTCAGAGAAGCATTGCTTTGGCTAAAAAACATAGTGCTACTTTATATATTAATGATTATTGGGAGTTGGCCTTAAAATTCGAGGCCGATGGAGTGCATTTGGGACAAGCTGATTTAGATGCTGCTGATGTCGATGCAATTAGAAAACGGGGATTATTGCTGGGGGTAAGTACCCATTGCTATTATGAGGTGGCAAAAGCACATGCAATTAACCCTTCCTATATTGCTATTGGGCCAATTTATCCAACTACCAGCAAAGTAATGCCTTTCTTGGCACAGGGAATTGAACGTTTAAAACGCTGGCAACGCACTTTAAATTATCCTTTGGTCGCAATTGGAGGGATAAACATTGAACGTGTGTCCGAGGTGGTTACAACAGGTGTTCAGGGGGTGGCTCTTATTTCTGCAATTACAAAAGCGCAAGATCCACGCAAAGCTACGGAACAACTTTTAAAATGTATTAAAATGTAA
- a CDS encoding J domain-containing protein, whose product MKNEQNQQNIYGILGITPTDNFTIVKKAYIKKALNTHPDKNPGKSDEEFKILQNAWEQINSEAKLQLYFELYKQNKTHEFDEKLNEHFSQSPFTSAPDKNEQANTNFSNALNEYRSGDVDVFIPVPFAPSGIPGLSNARVHLSLDPKEQEENLENIRKFIVNANNGFYQVGVTYKEAVDIVNQHGHNSMTLIVRLRLPITRLSNVRASEQELVGPYILNAHSDNKYFTLQPNTVIHKEDIHTVQPMSLREYHNSIRFMHSLEKAGSRSEAIYSEKPVAFYDKNQNKNALENEKLTLSSHSLTGFHVRDNIRAGLNWLFFSSSSSSPSSKTNTEEQKSERNNYPFKQ is encoded by the coding sequence ATGAAAAACGAACAAAATCAGCAAAATATTTATGGGATATTAGGAATAACGCCTACTGATAATTTTACCATAGTAAAAAAAGCCTATATTAAAAAAGCGTTAAACACTCACCCTGATAAAAACCCTGGTAAATCTGATGAAGAATTCAAAATACTACAAAACGCCTGGGAACAAATAAATAGTGAAGCAAAACTTCAATTATATTTTGAACTTTATAAGCAAAACAAAACTCATGAATTTGATGAAAAATTAAATGAACATTTTTCTCAATCTCCATTCACTTCAGCCCCAGATAAAAATGAACAAGCGAATACAAACTTTTCCAATGCTCTAAATGAATATCGTTCTGGTGATGTTGATGTTTTTATCCCAGTACCATTTGCTCCTTCTGGTATACCCGGACTAAGCAATGCCCGAGTTCATCTTTCTCTTGATCCTAAAGAACAAGAAGAGAACTTAGAAAATATCAGGAAATTTATTGTTAACGCAAATAATGGTTTTTATCAGGTTGGTGTGACCTATAAAGAAGCCGTGGATATTGTCAATCAACATGGCCATAACAGTATGACACTCATTGTTCGACTCAGACTACCTATAACGCGCTTATCAAATGTCAGAGCTTCAGAGCAAGAACTTGTTGGTCCATATATATTAAATGCACATTCAGATAATAAATATTTTACGTTGCAGCCTAATACGGTCATTCACAAGGAAGATATTCATACAGTACAACCTATGAGTTTGAGAGAGTACCATAATTCAATTCGCTTTATGCACTCTTTAGAAAAAGCAGGTTCTCGCAGCGAAGCAATTTATAGTGAAAAACCTGTTGCGTTCTATGACAAAAATCAAAATAAAAATGCATTAGAAAATGAAAAACTAACCCTTTCTTCACATAGCCTAACGGGGTTTCATGTTCGTGATAATATTCGTGCGGGTTTGAATTGGTTATTTTTCTCTTCCTCATCATCAAGCCCTTCTTCTAAAACAAATACTGAAGAACAGAAGTCAGAAAGAAATAATTACCCTTTTAAACAATAA
- a CDS encoding ThiF family adenylyltransferase: MSFLPELKRYTQQIKLEEIGILGQEKLQNARVLCVGAGGIGVTLLTYLAGAGVGTIGIIDDDLIEEANLHRQILYQEKDIYKAKAVVAETKLQELNSNIKIDSYAFRLTADNAEEIIAQYDLVADCSDNFYTRYLVHDTCYRLEKPYVYASAYQFQGHCSLFHGKKNPCLHCLFPIVPDTGANCQTGGVLGTLPGLLGILQATEIIKWITASGVSLLNRLLCIDFLTMDIKSIQLTKNEECPFCVYGQTLNERDFGLCIELNHEHTVSAENLAPFLEANPGILLLDVRTAEEHSDKNLGGRLIPLAELPMRLNELNPLDPILIYCQSGRRSQRAVILLKEAGFLAVYHLAHGVNSLSRCGGGT, from the coding sequence ATGTCTTTTTTACCTGAGTTAAAACGATATACTCAGCAAATTAAATTAGAAGAAATAGGTATTCTTGGACAAGAAAAACTGCAAAATGCAAGAGTATTGTGCGTAGGTGCTGGAGGAATAGGAGTTACTTTACTGACTTATCTTGCTGGTGCAGGAGTTGGGACTATAGGGATTATCGATGATGATCTTATTGAAGAAGCTAATTTGCATCGCCAAATTCTTTATCAAGAAAAGGATATTTACAAGGCAAAAGCTGTTGTTGCAGAAACGAAATTACAGGAGTTAAATTCAAATATTAAGATTGACTCTTATGCGTTTCGTTTAACCGCAGATAATGCTGAAGAAATTATTGCTCAATACGATCTTGTCGCAGACTGTTCTGATAATTTTTATACGCGCTATTTGGTTCACGATACTTGTTATCGTCTCGAAAAGCCTTACGTTTATGCAAGTGCTTATCAGTTCCAGGGACATTGTTCTTTATTTCATGGAAAAAAAAATCCATGTTTACATTGTTTATTTCCGATTGTTCCTGACACGGGCGCAAATTGTCAGACTGGTGGTGTTTTAGGTACACTTCCTGGGTTATTAGGTATTTTGCAAGCAACAGAAATAATTAAATGGATTACTGCTAGTGGTGTTTCATTACTGAATCGATTGCTATGTATCGACTTTCTAACTATGGATATAAAAAGTATTCAACTTACTAAAAATGAAGAATGCCCATTTTGTGTTTATGGGCAGACTCTGAATGAACGTGATTTTGGATTGTGTATTGAGTTGAATCATGAGCATACAGTCTCAGCAGAGAATTTGGCCCCTTTTTTAGAAGCAAATCCAGGGATATTATTGCTGGATGTTCGTACAGCAGAGGAACACAGCGATAAAAATTTAGGTGGGAGATTAATTCCTTTGGCTGAATTGCCCATGCGTTTGAATGAGCTTAATCCCTTAGATCCTATCCTGATTTATTGTCAGTCAGGCCGCAGAAGTCAACGAGCGGTAATCTTATTAAAGGAGGCTGGGTTTCTTGCTGTCTATCATTTGGCTCATGGCGTCAATTCATTATCGAGATGTGGGGGAGGTACCTGA
- a CDS encoding multicopper oxidase family protein, translating into MSNLMLVLLLFIMNYPISGYTLDEKNFDSSKQSTILIIKKVPLVIHGKKTEVFKIEQPDGTWGYKGIKGQYFDAVVKNTTNHPTVVHWHGLILPNAEDGVPYVTQLPIPPQGEYHYRFKLNQSGTYWMHSHFDLQVQRFLSAPFIIYEPHEKNNENDVILFLSDFSYKTPKTILYELKHKGTPSLMKTKDMDKKSKTNTMTMTMTMTMEKHTSKPDLNDVTYDAFLTNYHSLSNPEVFSVHSGEEVRLRIIDGAAMTNFFINLGKLQGKAIAVDGQPIKPISGNQFQLAIGQRIDILIKIPKGEGAYPILAQGAGTQMQTGLILATPNAPKISVPEKAATVAGGLNNEQEFKTHALTPLSLKKPMQTLTVTLEGDMINYVWKMNNQAWPDITPLGVDKNKRTEIVLINKTGMPHPMHIHGHFFEVTEIDGKVLKNGPMRDTVLVLPHSTVKIQFDTDNPGNWMFHCHMLYHEATGMMTFINYKGIKVPDFKKDAFHQ; encoded by the coding sequence ATGAGCAATCTGATGCTTGTTCTTCTGTTATTTATAATGAACTACCCTATATCAGGGTATACATTAGATGAAAAAAATTTTGATAGTTCTAAGCAATCAACCATTCTCATTATAAAAAAAGTTCCTCTTGTTATTCATGGAAAAAAAACTGAAGTATTTAAAATTGAACAACCCGATGGAACTTGGGGTTATAAAGGGATAAAGGGACAATACTTTGATGCTGTGGTTAAAAATACGACCAATCATCCCACAGTCGTTCATTGGCATGGATTAATTCTGCCTAATGCAGAAGACGGTGTTCCCTATGTCACGCAGCTACCAATACCCCCACAAGGAGAGTATCACTATCGTTTTAAATTAAATCAGTCAGGAACTTATTGGATGCATTCTCATTTTGACTTACAAGTCCAGCGCTTTCTTTCTGCTCCATTTATCATTTATGAACCACATGAAAAAAATAATGAAAATGATGTGATTTTGTTTCTCAGTGATTTTAGCTATAAAACTCCTAAAACAATCTTATATGAATTAAAACACAAAGGCACTCCATCTTTAATGAAGACGAAAGATATGGATAAAAAATCAAAAACAAATACGATGACGATGACGATGACGATGACGATGGAGAAACATACGTCAAAACCTGATTTAAATGATGTAACTTATGATGCCTTTTTAACAAATTATCATAGTCTTTCCAATCCAGAAGTATTCTCAGTCCACAGTGGAGAAGAGGTTCGTCTCCGCATTATCGACGGAGCTGCAATGACTAATTTTTTTATCAATCTGGGAAAACTTCAAGGCAAAGCAATCGCTGTTGATGGGCAACCTATTAAACCAATTTCGGGAAACCAATTTCAGCTTGCTATAGGACAACGTATTGATATTCTTATTAAAATCCCTAAAGGTGAAGGAGCATATCCCATTTTGGCTCAGGGAGCCGGAACCCAAATGCAAACAGGATTAATTTTGGCTACTCCCAATGCACCCAAAATATCAGTGCCCGAAAAAGCAGCCACCGTTGCTGGGGGACTAAATAACGAACAAGAGTTCAAAACGCATGCCTTGACCCCTCTTTCCCTAAAAAAACCCATGCAAACATTAACTGTCACTTTAGAGGGTGATATGATAAATTATGTTTGGAAAATGAACAATCAGGCTTGGCCCGATATTACTCCACTAGGTGTTGATAAAAACAAAAGAACAGAAATAGTTTTAATCAACAAAACGGGAATGCCCCACCCAATGCACATACATGGTCATTTTTTCGAAGTTACAGAAATTGATGGTAAAGTACTTAAAAACGGCCCCATGCGAGATACCGTTTTAGTTTTGCCTCATTCTACGGTCAAAATTCAATTTGATACTGATAACCCTGGCAATTGGATGTTTCACTGCCATATGCTCTATCATGAAGCGACTGGAATGATGACTTTTATCAATTATAAGGGCATTAAAGTACCAGACTTTAAAAAGGATGCTTTTCATCAATGA
- the yajC gene encoding preprotein translocase subunit YajC, whose translation MSFFISDAMAAAGAAPAPQADGTFSLIMIAAIFVLFYFMLIRPQNKRAKEHRDLVSKLKKGDEIITSGGILAKVVSLDEQYIKISLAEGVEINLQRGAVSAVLPKGTLKSL comes from the coding sequence ATGAGTTTTTTTATTAGCGATGCTATGGCTGCGGCTGGCGCTGCACCAGCACCCCAAGCAGATGGAACTTTTTCACTCATTATGATCGCCGCTATTTTTGTGTTGTTTTATTTTATGCTCATTAGACCACAAAACAAAAGAGCAAAAGAGCATCGTGATTTAGTAAGCAAGTTAAAAAAAGGTGACGAGATCATCACTTCAGGGGGAATACTAGCTAAAGTAGTTAGTTTAGATGAGCAATACATCAAAATCAGTCTTGCAGAAGGTGTAGAGATTAATTTACAACGAGGCGCGGTGAGTGCTGTATTGCCAAAAGGTACTTTAAAATCTCTTTAA
- the secD gene encoding protein translocase subunit SecD, with protein MQNKYPLWKNLMLIVIAVVGLVYAIPNLYTENPVVQISSETPVDYDELKNQVENILNKDKLHYTSLVVQNEGVEVVFSSTDAQLLARDTIKNALGSQYTVALNLAPSTPGWLDAIHAAPMKQGLDLRGGVHFLLEVDVESVISRRYEGIMKNISQELRELGIRYTGIRFIPDKGVDLRFRDAESRDNAFIGLKDKIPDLVFVKSKTNNGIMASVSPTELNTMRQNTIEQTMSILRNRVNELGVGEAVVQQQGATRVAVDLPGIQDAARAKQILGGTATLQFYLVDQDNDPQIAKQTGVVPVNDKLLMMDGYPILLKRQVVLSGDSITSAVSSYDQQTATPAVQIQLGGGGESLFTKVTRENIGKRMAIVYVETKNNIQTVNGVEKRITHREERVISAPVIQNALGNNFQITGLTDSKEASNLALLLRAGALPAAIYPIEERTVGPTLGKENIRRGIISLEVGMGLILILMLFYYRFFGFIADVALLLNLVLLSALLSIIDATLTLPGIAGIVLTVGMAVDANVLIYERIREELRHGLSPQAAIYAGYERAFSTILDANITTLIVAIILFAVGTGPVRGFAVTLSLGLLTSMLTGITYTRGIVNWYYGGRTVKKLSIGI; from the coding sequence ATGCAAAATAAATATCCTTTATGGAAAAACCTGATGCTGATTGTCATAGCAGTAGTTGGGTTAGTTTACGCCATACCTAATTTGTATACAGAAAATCCTGTGGTACAAATATCATCTGAAACACCAGTAGATTATGATGAATTAAAAAATCAGGTAGAAAATATATTAAATAAGGACAAACTGCACTATACATCTCTGGTTGTTCAAAACGAAGGTGTTGAAGTAGTTTTCTCATCTACTGATGCTCAATTATTAGCTCGTGACACTATTAAAAATGCTTTAGGATCCCAGTACACAGTGGCTTTAAATTTAGCACCTTCAACCCCAGGCTGGTTGGATGCGATTCATGCTGCGCCGATGAAGCAAGGTCTGGACCTTAGAGGAGGAGTGCACTTTTTATTAGAAGTTGATGTGGAAAGTGTGATTAGTCGTCGCTATGAAGGAATCATGAAAAACATCAGTCAGGAGCTACGTGAGCTAGGTATTCGTTATACTGGCATACGTTTTATACCTGATAAAGGTGTTGATTTACGTTTCCGTGATGCTGAATCTAGAGATAATGCTTTTATAGGTTTAAAAGATAAAATACCGGATCTTGTTTTTGTAAAAAGTAAAACAAATAATGGAATCATGGCATCAGTTTCTCCTACCGAATTAAACACGATGCGACAAAATACCATTGAGCAAACAATGAGTATTTTGCGTAATCGAGTGAACGAACTAGGGGTGGGTGAGGCAGTAGTGCAACAACAAGGAGCTACTCGGGTGGCTGTTGATTTGCCAGGAATTCAGGATGCAGCACGTGCCAAGCAAATTCTTGGAGGTACTGCAACCCTACAATTCTATTTAGTAGATCAAGATAATGATCCACAAATTGCCAAACAAACTGGAGTTGTTCCTGTCAATGATAAATTGTTGATGATGGATGGATATCCTATTTTACTAAAGAGGCAAGTAGTTCTTAGTGGCGATTCAATCACTTCTGCGGTTTCTAGCTACGATCAGCAAACGGCAACGCCAGCAGTACAAATACAACTTGGCGGAGGCGGTGAAAGTTTGTTTACTAAAGTGACTCGTGAGAATATTGGTAAACGTATGGCGATTGTGTATGTTGAAACTAAAAATAACATACAAACCGTCAATGGCGTTGAAAAGAGAATTACCCACCGTGAAGAGCGTGTTATTAGCGCACCTGTGATCCAAAATGCTTTAGGCAATAATTTCCAAATTACAGGGCTTACTGATTCTAAAGAAGCCAGCAATTTGGCTTTACTGTTAAGAGCAGGAGCGTTACCAGCAGCAATTTATCCTATAGAAGAGCGTACTGTAGGCCCCACTTTAGGAAAAGAAAATATTCGCAGAGGTATCATTTCTCTCGAAGTAGGTATGGGCTTAATTTTAATTTTAATGCTGTTCTATTATCGTTTTTTTGGGTTCATAGCAGATGTTGCTTTATTACTTAATCTGGTTTTGCTGAGTGCTTTATTATCTATAATTGATGCAACTCTTACACTTCCAGGTATTGCTGGAATTGTATTGACGGTAGGTATGGCTGTAGATGCGAATGTGCTGATTTATGAACGTATTCGAGAGGAATTGCGACATGGCTTGTCACCACAAGCAGCAATTTATGCTGGATATGAACGTGCCTTTTCAACCATTCTTGATGCAAATATAACTACCCTAATTGTGGCAATTATTCTTTTTGCAGTGGGTACAGGGCCTGTGCGTGGATTTGCGGTAACCCTTTCATTAGGATTATTAACCTCCATGCTCACAGGTATTACTTATACCCGTGGAATTGTAAATTGGTATTATGGTGGCAGAACCGTAAAAAAACTATCTATAGGTATTTAA
- the secF gene encoding protein translocase subunit SecF — protein MEFFNPNSNVDFMGARRWTAMFSILIFVLSIGALTIHGLKWGLDFTGGTQIEVSYSSAADLPSIRENLAKAGFKEAQVVSYGTSKDVLISIAPREDKEQARLVDQVMTALPGANKQRVEFVGPQVGQELATKGALAVVVSLLATMIYIAMRFEYRLAVSSAVALVHDPVLILGIFAFFGVEFDLKALAGLLAVIGYSLNDTIVVFDRVRENFVKIRRATSIEIMNISINQTLSRTIMTSTLTLFVVLALFIYGGEAIHGFSLALIIGILIGTYSSIYVAGALAVAMGLDRKDFLPSQRKEIDNRP, from the coding sequence ATGGAATTTTTTAATCCAAATTCAAACGTGGACTTTATGGGGGCTCGTCGTTGGACGGCAATGTTCTCTATATTGATTTTTGTTCTTTCTATTGGTGCTTTGACCATTCATGGTTTGAAATGGGGACTGGATTTTACGGGTGGAACTCAAATTGAAGTTTCTTATTCTTCCGCAGCTGATTTACCCTCAATTCGAGAAAACCTGGCTAAGGCCGGATTTAAAGAAGCGCAGGTTGTAAGTTATGGTACGTCTAAAGATGTATTAATCAGTATTGCTCCAAGAGAAGACAAAGAACAAGCGCGTTTGGTCGACCAAGTAATGACTGCTTTACCAGGTGCAAACAAACAACGAGTTGAGTTTGTAGGTCCTCAGGTAGGGCAGGAGTTGGCAACTAAAGGTGCATTAGCGGTTGTTGTTTCATTATTAGCAACAATGATATACATTGCAATGCGGTTTGAGTATCGACTTGCTGTGAGTTCTGCCGTTGCACTAGTACATGATCCTGTTTTGATCTTGGGAATTTTTGCTTTTTTCGGTGTCGAATTTGATCTAAAGGCATTGGCTGGATTATTAGCAGTAATTGGATACTCATTGAATGATACGATTGTAGTTTTTGATAGAGTACGTGAAAATTTTGTTAAAATTCGTCGTGCTACGTCTATTGAAATTATGAATATCTCGATTAACCAGACCCTCTCAAGAACTATTATGACCTCTACGTTGACTCTGTTTGTCGTGCTTGCTTTATTTATTTATGGAGGTGAGGCCATACATGGATTTTCTTTGGCACTGATCATTGGTATTCTTATTGGTACTTATTCATCCATCTATGTGGCTGGAGCTTTAGCTGTAGCCATGGGGCTGGATAGAAAAGATTTTCTACCAAGCCAGCGCAAGGAAATTGATAATCGTCCTTAA